Proteins encoded within one genomic window of Calonectris borealis chromosome 1, bCalBor7.hap1.2, whole genome shotgun sequence:
- the ABHD10 gene encoding palmitoyl-protein thioesterase ABHD10, mitochondrial: MAAAGALRGLVRGGGRASAVVILLSPLRAALGLPVCRLKSSVSFLTRPDRPNLAYHKLKGRNPGVIFLPGFNSNMNGRKATALEDFCNSLGHAFIRFDYTGCGSSDGNFQECTIGKWRKDVLSILDELTDGPQILVGSSMGGWLMLHAAIARPDKVAALVGVAVAADHLVTTFKKLPIEAQKEIEEKGEWKFPTKYNEEGYYSVTYDFIREAENHCVLNSPIPITCPIRLIHGMKDDDVPWQISMQVADRVLSKDVDVILRKIGQHRMSEKEDTKLLVNTVDDLIDKLATLA; the protein is encoded by the exons atggcggcggcgggcgccctgcGGGGCTTGGTGCGGGGCGGCGGCCGTGCCTCCGCCGTGGTGATATTGCTGTCGCCGCTGAGGGCGGCCCTGGGGCTCCCGG TCTGCAGGCTGAAATCATCGGTCAGCTTTCTTACTCGACCAGATCGACCAAATCTTGCTTATCATAAACTAAAAGGCAGGAATCCAGGGGTTATTTTCCTTCCAGGTTTTAATTCAAATATGAATGGTCGGAAAGCAACTGCCCTTGAAGATTTCTGCAACTCTCTAGGTCATGCCTTCATCAG ATTTGATTATACAGGATGTGGAAGTTCAGATGGTAACTTTCAGGAGTGTACAATTGGGAAGTGGAGAAAAGATGTTCTGTCTATACTGGATGAACTTACAGATGGACCAcag atTCTGGTGGGCTCCAGTATGGGTGGATGGCTGATGCTTCATGCAGCAATAGCACGCCCAGATAAAGTAGCTGCTCTAGTTGGAGTGGCTGTAGCAGCAGACCATCTTGTAACAACTTTTAAGAAGCTTCCCATTGAG gcgcaaaaagaaatagaagaaaaaggtgAATGGAAGTTTCCAACAAAGTATAATGAGGAAGGGTATTACTCCGTGACATACGACTTTatcagagaagcagaaaaccaCTGTGTGCTAAATAGTCCTATTCCTATAACATGTCCCATACGACTCATTCATGGCATGAAGGATGATGATGTCCCTTGGCAGATCTCTATGCAAGTTGCTGATCGTGTTTTGAGCAAAGATGTGGATGTTATCCTCCGCAAAATTGGCCAACATCGGATGAGTGAGAAGGAGGATACAAAACTTCTTGTGAATACCGTTGATGATTTAATTGACAAGCTGGCGACACTAGCATAA